GATGGATTCATAAAAGGAGTCCCAACTGTAATTATAGTTTAAGCAATAGCAAGGCCTTTAGATTAGAACCAGGGGTATAAATCGTGCAGTTGCAACAATCGCAAAAGAAATAGTAATAGAATCAGAGGTACAGTTACAACAATCGCAAAAAGAATAACATGATTTTTGGATGGCGCGCTATGCATCTGCACCTATTTTGAAATGATGAGTAATCTAAAAACCACATCGAAAAAGGTAACAATAAAACATCCATGCGTCACCTCTCCCACACAATTAACAAAAAAGAATAACATGAGGTACAAGTGCTTTCTTGGAAAGAAGGATGGTAACAGTTACAAACTCGGCAAAGTATCTCATACACCACTTTTTCCCACAAGAGGCAGTTCGAGACAAGTCGCATCAGAAAATGTCTCCACACAGCTAGAAACACGAGCGCAAACTAAACACAATCCGACATGATGATACAATTATAAAGCATGAAGAGCGAAAAGGCTGAAACTGGAACGAGATGCAGCAGCTGTTCTCACACCCAGGGCTCAGCATCCGGCAGGGCACCCATCACTGCCTGCCTCGCGGCTTCGCCCTGCTCGCCTCCTCCGGGGTCGACGGGAACAGCTCCACGTACCTCGTCCCGATGGTCATCTTATCCTTGCACATGGCAGTCTTGGCAACCTCGGCCGTCGGGAACTCAACAAAGGCTTCGCCAGTGGCCCTGCCGTCCCCGCGGTACGCGATGTGCACGTTCTCCTCCGTCAGCTCGTACTCCACAAAGAACTTGATGATGTCCTCGATGGTGGCGGAGTAGGGGAGCCCGCGCAGCTTCAGCACCTCAGTGTACTCCATGCTGCTCTTGTCTTCAGACAGCCTCCTGGACCGCAGAGGAGGCGACGAGTGCCGGTGCTCCGGCTCAAGGAGGGCACCACCACCCTGGTTCACCTCGGCGGCTATTGCGCTGTAGTAATCCTGCTTCTTGCATCTGAAAACCTCCACGTACCTCCTGCCCATGTTCTGCCTGTTGCGGTGCAGCGCAAACTCCGCTTGCATTGATGAAGGGAAGACAACAAAGGCCTCGCCAGAGAAGCGCCCATTCTTGTGGACCAGGAGGCAGTCCACTATGTCCAGCCCAGCGAAAAACTTGCTGATGTCAACATCCTCGCAGTCAAAAGGGAGCCCTCGCAGACGGACCGCTGGAAAGTTTTGGATGCCACTGTTAACCCCTGCAGCACCAGCCATGTTGCCGCCATAGGTAGGGTAGaagccgctgccgctgccgccagCGCTGCTTCCCATGCCTGCAAAATATGGGGGGCCTGGCTCCATCATCCTGGCCCGCTTTGAGACGTCCAACGGGCTCCCTGCGTTCACTGCGAAGTATGGATTCGATTCCATCATTCGTGGCCTCTTTGATCCCTCGTACCCATCCGAAACCCCCCCGCTTCCCATCATTGCCCTTCAAATAATCCAATcccaaaaagaaaaaggagaataTCCCCCCATCTCTCAATCCCATTTTCATAAAAAATAACCCAAACATATAAAGAAAAGTAATTGCGCATAAATGAAATAATCTACAGAAGGTATTTATGCATGGCAGGTAAACAGAAGTGAAATGCGACGACATTCATTACTTGAACGCAAGTAAAAAGGTGATAACACGGGTAGCAGAATATTATGCCGTGCTTAAAAATCGAGCAGCAAAGTACATCCAATAATTCCTACCTAATCCGAGTCTCAAGTGGGCAAAAAGATAAAACAGATCAAGTTTCAGTAATTATTATCAACATTATTCATAAATTTAAAAGCTGGTGCTTGAAAACATAATTCACTGGGGGCAAACTTTGTCCTGCATGCGGATTATAAACAGAGCATACTTCCCCTTTTAATAATGTTGTATAGTCTGAGCTATCCATACTACCAGCTAAGTTTAATGCATACGATGTAAAGGCCTACAGTAGCACCAGGTTTGGACAAGTGCACCCAAGAAAcaggtttttatttcttccaaatGATAAGCAGCTACTGTTGCAACATTATTAATAACTGATACACAACCTAAATGAGTCGGACTAAGGTTATCACAACCACAAGCTTTGCAGCAAAACTAACACATGAAAACTGACATAACAGACAGGTTCAGAACAAGCAAAAATGCTCTACGAGGATTAAGGGAACACTATGTCAAAATCCACAAGTAAACTAACCAAGTTTTATGCATCAGCATTACCATGCGGAATTACACACTGAGACCACCATGGCAATGCAACGGCCTAACTTAGGTTCGAGTTTGTACATGTAAAAGCAGGAAACAGGGACGGCTAGTACAAATGCTAACCCAAACGGACTGGGCTAAAAATTCGAACTGGCCTTGGACAGACTATCACACCGGCAACAGCATGGCAGGTCGCGCGGATTTGCAGACAAAACTAACACAGCAGACGGGATCCAAACCAAAACAAACTGTATACAGATTCTAAATCCCATGACGGAGAGGCTAAGCATGCAGTTTTTATCGGACACGGCGATTAAGGAACCACTGCGCCAAAATCTACGAGTAAAATAACATCCTGAACAGTCTAGGCACGCCAATCGCAAACCCGCGGGCGGAGCTAAGAGAGAAACCGCCCCCGTACCGAGGGGAATCAATCAATAAACGAGGGTTCCAGGGGAGGAAGGGGGGCTTACCCGCGGTGCCCGTACatggcggcggcgaccggcgatTTGTAGGGGAGGGAGGAGGACTGGCCGGCGGGCTGGCGGGCGggacgggcggcgcggcggcggaaaCCCTAATCGGGAGAGGTGGGGGGAGGTGTGTATTGGGGGAGCGGGTTCCGCCCGGGCTGGATCTGTGGGGGGTGCCGATGGCACGGGGCGGATAAATAATTGCCGGTGCCAGGGGCAAACTCGGGAAAGACTTTACTACCGACTCGCGGTCTCCGCCGGTTGGGTGCACGTTCCGAAGCTTGGCGAAGGGACACGTCCGGCTCCGGATCAAATCCAGGGTACAAACGTGGCCTCTTTTTCACGGTACCAACGTGATTTTTTTTTTACTCTTCTAGTAGTAAGATATGTCAACGGGGCACTGACTTAGCTCGGGGTCATCCGGCGGTCACTTTCTGACCAGGTGTTCATTTCTTTTCATCATTTTTGTTTCAAAAGCCAATGTTTTGTCATTCTCTTTGTATCCAAACTTTGGGAGCTCAGCGTAGACCAACAGGGGTTTGTGCATTCATTGAAGAAAATGCTAGACTTTAGGAGTAACGAGTGTTTCAACTAGAGATTAGCCGTAAAGCTGAGACTTCAACGTGTCCGTCCCGAGTGACGGTTCTGTAATTTACGCCGTGGCGATCGGGAGACGATCCGGTCGGCCTAGGGTTCATCTGCGATCGTCCGACCGCCGTCACCGTCACCACCAAAATCCAGCGTGTCCTTTCTCCCTCCTGAGAAGGCGACTCGCCTGGATCTCCCCGTCCCACCGCTCAAAGCCGTTCGTGGGTTTCTAGGGCTCACGGCCGTACACACAAATTGACCTAGACTGGCAGGAGGCGTGAGGGAGAGTCTTGAGGGTGAGATGGAGGATGTGGAGGTGATGATGAGGGGCCTTAAGTTGTCAGCGGCAGAGAAGAAGGGGCTGAAGCTGTCGGAAGTGGAGCCGGAGAAGGTGCTAGACTGGGCGGTGGAGGAACCACAAGCGGTGGGGAAGCTGTTCTCGGAGAAACTAGCACATGCGAGTGTGATTGGGAACACGTTGGGTAAGATTTGGTGCCCGGTCAAGGGGCTAGGGTGTAAGGAGATCGAAGAAAATGTTTTCTTGTTCACGTCCCGGCAATCGGCGGGGTGGAGAAGGGCTTTGGAGGATGGACAATGGTGGTTCGGTAAGGAGCTGTTGGTAATGGAAGACTTTGACCCTAATAAAACAGTGGACGCGTACGACTTTAATCTGATCCCCATGTGGGTTCGGGTCTTTGGACTGCCACTTGGCTCCATGAACAGGCAAACAGGTGAATTGATTGGGAGGGACTTCCACGAGCTGCTAGAAGTGGATGTTGGTCATGATGGGAAGGCTGTGGGAAAATTCCTGAGAATAAAGGTTAAGGTCAATATTGAGCAGCCTCTGATGCGGGGTTTCTTGTTGGACAGAGAGAAAGAGAAAGGAGATGTTGACGCAGTAATGGATGGTCCGGCACCaagtaagaagaagaagaaagttcTCTGGTGCAGGTTTGAATAGGAGTATCTACCGGATTTCTGCTACACCTGCGGGATTGTAGGGCATTGTGAGAAAGAATGCATGAACAAGACTCTGAAAGGGGAATCACCTCAGTTTGGGCCCTGGTTAAGAGCGGAGGAGAATGGTAGGGGGACGGAGGAAGGAGGTAGAGGGAGATGGGAGGAGGGTAGGGGGAGTGGTGGTAGTAGGAGCTAGAGTGGAGGGAGAGGAGGAAGTGCAAACTCTGACTACGGAAACAGGAGGAACTACAATTTTGGGAGAGGAGGAGGTTCTGCAGGTAGTGACGCGCCATCATGGCGAAAGGAAGCGCAAGTTTCAAAGAACCTGCGCACAAAAGGGAGGGATGATGGCAATGAGGTGACTAGTCCATTGAAGAAGAATGCAAACGGGGAAGGTAATGATGCCACAATAAACTCCGTCCAAAGGAAGTTAGAACTAAACCCGGGGGATAGGGGCAGTCCCAAGGAAGGGAATAGTATGAGAAACATGCTTGTCGATGTGCCCACCCATGCAGTAGATAAGCCTGATGGTGGCATAGGAGTACGCAAGGAAAAAAGTGTTGGCTTGGAGACAAAAGACTCAAGTAACAACAAAAAGGTGGATGGTGGTATGGAAGGGACGGGGAAGAAGTTCAGAAGGAAACATCGAGTAACGACAAGTGCAGAAATCTTAGCCACAGGAAAGTTACAGTCGGGAGGTAAACGGGCAAGTGAGCAAATGGACATTGATGAACCAGCCCCAGCAAAGAAAGGACGGATGGAAGGCGAAGAAGGACGAACCGGGGAAGGGGAGGAGAATGCAGAGAATGCAATGGCAGGTTTGAAGGGAGAGGGAGTGGACGTGGCATCCGACAAAAACAAAAGCATATCGGCCGGGCTGCAGGAGAAGCCCCGCCGGGAGCAATGAGGATCATCAGCTGGAACTGCCGGGGACTCGGGAACGGCCCGACAGTTCGGTCTCTTCTCGAAATGGGAAGAGCGGAGGATCCCGACATTTTATTTCTTTGTGAGACCAAGCTGACAGAGAAGGAATTGGGCAGATTTAGGTGGCTGCTTGGGTTAACTAATATGATTGCATGGAAGTCTGAAGGTAGGAGTAGGGGGTGGCGTTATTCTGGAAGCGTGGAGTGGATGTG
The sequence above is a segment of the Aegilops tauschii subsp. strangulata cultivar AL8/78 chromosome 6, Aet v6.0, whole genome shotgun sequence genome. Coding sequences within it:
- the LOC109732795 gene encoding uncharacterized protein isoform X1, with the translated sequence MYGHRGAMMGSGGVSDGYEGSKRPRMMESNPYFAVNAGSPLDVSKRARMMEPGPPYFAGMGSSAGGSGSGFYPTYGGNMAGAAGVNSGIQNFPAVRLRGLPFDCEDVDISKFFAGLDIVDCLLVHKNGRFSGEAFVVFPSSMQAEFALHRNRQNMGRRYVEVFRCKKQDYYSAIAAEVNQGGGALLEPEHRHSSPPLRSRRLSEDKSSMEYTEVLKLRGLPYSATIEDIIKFFVEYELTEENVHIAYRGDGRATGEAFVEFPTAEVAKTAMCKDKMTIGTRYVELFPSTPEEASRAKPRGRQ
- the LOC109732795 gene encoding uncharacterized protein isoform X2 is translated as MMEPGPPYFAGMGSSAGGSGSGFYPTYGGNMAGAAGVNSGIQNFPAVRLRGLPFDCEDVDISKFFAGLDIVDCLLVHKNGRFSGEAFVVFPSSMQAEFALHRNRQNMGRRYVEVFRCKKQDYYSAIAAEVNQGGGALLEPEHRHSSPPLRSRRLSEDKSSMEYTEVLKLRGLPYSATIEDIIKFFVEYELTEENVHIAYRGDGRATGEAFVEFPTAEVAKTAMCKDKMTIGTRYVELFPSTPEEASRAKPRGRQ